The following proteins are encoded in a genomic region of Sesamum indicum cultivar Zhongzhi No. 13 linkage group LG8, S_indicum_v1.0, whole genome shotgun sequence:
- the LOC105168526 gene encoding probable 18S rRNA (guanine-N(7))-methyltransferase: MASRPELQAPPEIFYNDDEARKYTSSSRIIDIQAKLSERALELLALPDDGVPRLLLDIGCGSGLSGETLTDNGHQWIGLDISQSMLDIALEREAEGDLILGDMGQGLGLRPGVIDGAISISAVQWLCNADKSSHEPRIRLKAFFGSLYRCLARGARAVLQVYPENLAQRELILGFAMRAGFSGGVVVDYPHSTKKRKEYLVLTCGPPSLSSATPKGKGEDGESGSDEDSSDDEENQSVSVSDRHRPRKKQKLNKKVKGREWVLRKKEQMRRKGNAVPLDTKYTARKRKARF, from the exons ATGGCGTCCCGGCCAGAGCTGCAAGCGCCGCCGGAGATATTCTACAACGATGATGAAGCTCGTAAATACACCTCCTCTTCTCGCATTATCGATATTCAG GCGAAACTTTCTGAGAGAGCGCTGGAGCTTCTCGCTTTGCCGGATGATGGCGTGCCCAGATTACTGCTTGATATTG GTTGTGGATCAGGACTTAGTGGGGAGACATTGACTGATAATGGGCACCAATGGATTGGTTTAGATATATCCCAGTCAATGCTAG ATATTGCATTGGAGCGTGAAGCTGAGGGCGACCTTATACTTGGTGACATGGGTCAG GGCTTAGGGCTTCGCCCTGGAGTTATTGACGGTGCAATCAGTATCTCAGCTGTTCAG TGGTTGTGTAATGCTGACAAATCTTCTCATGAGCCACGTATTAGATTGAA gGCATTCTTTGGGTCACTATACAGATGTTTGGCACGGGGAGCAAGGGCAGTTTTACAAGTTTATCCTGAAAATTTGGCTCAACGAGAGCTGATCCTAGGATTTGCTATGCGCGCTGGTTTTTCTGGTGGTGTAGTTGTTGATTATCCACATAG TACGAAGAAGAGGAAAGAGTACCTTGTGCTCACATGTGGTCCACCATCTCTTAGCAGTGCAACACCAAAGGGAAAAGGAGAAGATGGAGAAAGTGGTTCTGACGAAGATAGCAGTGATGATGAAGAGAATCAGTCG GTTTCTGTATCAGACAGGCACAGACCTaggaaaaagcaaaaactAAACAAGAAGGTAAAGGGGAGAGAATGGGTTCTCCGAAAGAAGGAACAAATGCGCAGAAAGGGAAATGCAGTTCCTCTAGATACTAAATACACTGCACGTAAAAGAAAAGCTCGGTTTTGA
- the LOC105168524 gene encoding putative GEM-like protein 8 isoform X1 produces MEKQKLKEYESYDDGFGDHFSTTPSIETTAGDGEAATSTNHKKFDRKNSSFAYRIQEHVRLGPKFSETVKGKLSIGAKIIKKGGRGKMLREMFGVSDGEKLLKASQCYLSTTAGPVPGILFISTQKLAFCSERPITLRSSSGEPLIKTPYKVSIPVKKIECAYESENVKNPGHKYIEIVTKDKFEFWFMGFVRYEKAWTNLQTAISLSR; encoded by the exons ATGGAGAAGCAGAAGCTGAAGGAATATGAATCATATGATGATGGGTTTGGAGATCATTTCTCCACAACCCCTTCAATCGAAACCA ctGCAGGAGATGGGGAGGCTGCAACCTCCACCAATCACAAGAAGTTTGACAGAAAGAATTCCAGTTTCGCATACAGAATCCAGGAACACG TGAGGTTGGGGCCAAAATTTTCTGAGACAGTGAAGGGGAAGCTGAGCATTGGggccaaaataataaagaaggGAGGCAGAGGAAAGATGTTGAGGGAGATGTTTGGTGTGAGTGATGGAGAGAAATTGCTCAAGGCATCTCAGTGCTACTTATCAACAACTGCAGGTCCAGTGCCTGGAATTCTATTCATTTCCACACAAAAGCTTGCATTCTGCAGCGAAAGACCCATCACTCTCCGCTCCTCGTCTGGGGAACCCCTCATCAAAACTCCTTACAAG GTATCGATCCCTGTAAAGAAAATAGAGTGTGCATATGAGAGTGAGAATGTGAAGAATCCAGGACACAAATACATAGAGATTGTGACTAAAGACAAATTCGAATTCTGGTTCATGGGGTTTGTGAGATATGAAAAAGCTTGGACCAACCTTCAAACTGCCATTTCCCTATCcagataa
- the LOC105168527 gene encoding dolichyl-diphosphooligosaccharide--protein glycosyltransferase subunit STT3B (The sequence of the model RefSeq protein was modified relative to this genomic sequence to represent the inferred CDS: added 51 bases not found in genome assembly), producing the protein MVSTKMDKSPADLLASPGLASLLKSLKLKTKQQELLIRVSILCLVYVLAFITRLFSVLRYESMIHEFDPYFNYRVTQYLTQKGFYEFWNWFDSESWYPLGRIIGGTLYPGLMVTAALIYWILRFLRFAVHIREVCVLTAPFFASNTTLVAYFFGKELWDSGAGLVAAALIAICPGYISRSVAGSYDNEGVAIFALLLTFYLFVKAVNTGSLAWALASAFGYFYMVSAWGGYVFIINLIPLYVLVLLITGRYSMRLYVAYNSMYVLGMLLAMQIRFVGFQHVQSGEHMAAMGVFFLMQVFYFLDWVKYLLNDPKKFHTFLRITVTSAVGLGVIALGVGTASGYISPWTGRFYSLLDPTYAKDHIPIIASVSEHQPTAWSSFMFDFHILLLLFPAGLYFCFKRLSDATIFIVMYGLTSMYFAGVMVRLILVATPAVCLISAIAVSATIKNLTQLVRAKGKPNPVGPGKGTSGTKASSKGSPDQSMPFQRNGAIALLLGVFYLLTRYAVHCTWVTSEAYSSPSIVLAARGAHGNRVIFDDYREAYFWLRQNTPPDAKVMSWWDYGYQITAMGNRTVIVDNNTWNNTHIATVGRAMSSYEDEAYEIMRSLDVDYVLVVFGGVTGYSSDDINKFLWMVRIGGGVFPVIKEPDYLVNGEYRVDKGAAPKMLNCLMYKLSYYRFGELTTEYGKPPGYDRARGVEIGNKDIKLEHLEEAFTTSNWIIRIYKVKPPNNRW; encoded by the exons ATGGTGAGCACGAAGATGGACAAATCGCCGGCGGATCTGCTGGCTTCACCTGGCCTTGCCTCGCTGCTCAAATCCCTTAAGTTGAAGACCAAGCAGCAGGAGCTCTTGATCCGTGTCTCCATCCTCTGTTTGGTTTACGTTTTGGCCTTCATTACCCGTCTCTTCAGTGTCTTGCGTTACGAGAGCATGATCCACGAGTTTGACCCCTACTTCAATTACCGAGTTACTCAGTATTTGACTCAGAAGGGGTTTTACGAATTTTGGAACTGGTTTGACTCCGAGAGCTGGTATCCACTCGGTAGGATTATTGGTGGGACTCTCTATCCTGGCCTCATGGTCACCGCTGCCCTCATCTATTGGATTCTTCGTTTCCTCAG GTTTGCCGTACACATTCGTGAAGTTTGTGTGCTCACTGCACCATTTTTTGCTTCCAACACCACTC TGGCGGCTGCATTAATTGCTATTTGCCCTGGTTATATCTCAAGGTCGGTGGCGGGCTCATATGATAACGAGGGTGTTGCTATTTTCGCTTTGCTGCTTACtttctatttatttgttaaggCTGTCAATACGGGCTCACTTGCTTGGGCTCTGGCCTCAGCTTTTGGATACTTTTATATGGTTTCAGCATGGGGTGGTTATGTCTTCATTATTAATCTGATCCCTCTGTACGTGCTGGTTCTGTTGATTACTGGAAGATATTCGATGAGGTTATATGTAGCTTATAACTCCATGTATGTGCTGGGAATGTTACTTGCAATGCAGATTCGTTTTGTGGGCTTTCAGCATGTCCAGTCTGGAGAACACATGGCGGCAATGGGAGTGTTTTTCTTGATGCAG GTGTTTTACTTCTTAGACTGGGTGAAATACCTGCTAAATGATCCAAAGAAATTCCACACCTTCCTGAGGATCACAGTGACCAGTGCAGTAGGTTTGGGTGTGATAGCTCTGGGAGTTGGCACTGCCTCTGGATATATTTCTCCATGGACTGGTCGATTTTATTCTCTCCTGGATCCAACTTATGCCAAGGATCACATTCCAATAATTGCTTCGGTCTCTGAGCACCAGCCTACAGCATGGTCATCATTCATGtttgattttcatatattattgcTTCTTTTCCCAGCTGGTCTATATTTCTGCTTCAAACGTTTATCAGACGCCACTATATTCATAGTGATGTATGGTCTCACTAGTATGTACTTCGCTGGAGTCATGGTGCGGCTAATACTCGTTGCGACACCTGCAGTATGCCTTATTAGTGCAATCGCAGTCTCAGCCACCATAAAGAATCTAACTCAGCTTGTGAGGGCAAAGGGCAAACCTAATCCTGTTGGCCCTGGTAAAGGAACAAGTGGCACCAAAGCTTCCTCTAAG GGTTCCCCAGATCAGTCTATGCCTTTCCAAAGAAATGGTGCTATCGCATTGCTTCTTGGAGTGTTTTACTTGCTTACCAGATATGCTGTCCATTGTACTTGGGTTACATCAGAGGCATACTCATCTCCATCAATTGTCTTAGCTGCTAGGGGTGCCCATGGGAACAGGGTGATTTTTGATGACTACCGTGAAGCATATTTTTGGCTGCGACAGAACACTCCTCCAGATGCCAAGGTAATGTCTTGGTGGGATTATGGTTATCAGATCACCGCCATGGGGAACAGAACAGTTATTGTTGACAACAACACTTGGAATAACACACACATCGCTACCGTTGGACGTGCTATGTCATCCTATGAGGACGAAGCATATGAGATTATGAGATCACTGGATGTTGATTATGTATTGGTTGTTTTTGGAGGTGTTACTGGTTATTCTTCTGATGATATTAACAA ATTCTTGTGGATGGTAAGAATTGGAGGTGGAGTTTTTCCTGTAATTAAGGAACCAGATTACCTTGTTAATGGAGAGTATCGTGTTGACAAAGGCGCAGCTCCAAAAATGTTGAACTGTCTAAT GTACAAGCTATCTTATTATCGATTTGGTGAGCTGACTACAGAATATGGAAAGCCTCCCGG
- the LOC105168524 gene encoding putative GEM-like protein 8 isoform X2: MEKQKLKEYESYDDGFGDHFSTTPSIETMRLGPKFSETVKGKLSIGAKIIKKGGRGKMLREMFGVSDGEKLLKASQCYLSTTAGPVPGILFISTQKLAFCSERPITLRSSSGEPLIKTPYKVSIPVKKIECAYESENVKNPGHKYIEIVTKDKFEFWFMGFVRYEKAWTNLQTAISLSR, from the exons ATGGAGAAGCAGAAGCTGAAGGAATATGAATCATATGATGATGGGTTTGGAGATCATTTCTCCACAACCCCTTCAATCGAAACCA TGAGGTTGGGGCCAAAATTTTCTGAGACAGTGAAGGGGAAGCTGAGCATTGGggccaaaataataaagaaggGAGGCAGAGGAAAGATGTTGAGGGAGATGTTTGGTGTGAGTGATGGAGAGAAATTGCTCAAGGCATCTCAGTGCTACTTATCAACAACTGCAGGTCCAGTGCCTGGAATTCTATTCATTTCCACACAAAAGCTTGCATTCTGCAGCGAAAGACCCATCACTCTCCGCTCCTCGTCTGGGGAACCCCTCATCAAAACTCCTTACAAG GTATCGATCCCTGTAAAGAAAATAGAGTGTGCATATGAGAGTGAGAATGTGAAGAATCCAGGACACAAATACATAGAGATTGTGACTAAAGACAAATTCGAATTCTGGTTCATGGGGTTTGTGAGATATGAAAAAGCTTGGACCAACCTTCAAACTGCCATTTCCCTATCcagataa